In a single window of the Gemmatimonadota bacterium genome:
- a CDS encoding zinc-dependent metalloprotease → MPRSAGGVLLVLLAGCARAPHPQPAPPPVAARPPAALPAGRPDSTARPPAGGPKPYASVITAEAKTRRGLFGVHQLGDKLYFEIPAKELEKDMLVVGRFAKAAAADPTPTNGFGSYGGDRFTETSVRWERHGNRVVLRSTSFAITADSTLPVYRSVQNSNYGPVIASLTVEAYGPDSAAVVDVTRLFTTSVPEFSAIAGTVDATRSYVERFLAFPENVEVEATQTGVTAGRGGQPGVPQPATSVLAHWSLVHLPDVPMKKRRADERIGYFSVEQVDFGTREQRTATHDFIARWRLECSERRAGALCYPKQPIVYYVDPATPEQWKPWIRKAITDWQPAFEEAGFKDAIVAADPPANDPDWSPEDIRHTMVRWLPSTVENGIGPHVSDPRTGEILNGSSMIFHNLIGLGQNWYFTQAAQLDPRARTIPFPDSLMGRLLEFLVAHEVGHTIGLRHDQIGSSTYPADSVRSATWVHRMGHSPSIMDYSRMNYVTQPEDRIPLEDILPRVGPYDRFAIKWGYQELPNTTTEGERPVLDSWLRVQDTVPWLRFSEGNAFGGYGTLSEAVGDADPVKSTRLGFRNIARVMDIVATAGTRAGDDNALLKELYDNTVNQWATEAGHPVTMIGGASVQYKSGSQSGPVYTPLSRARQVEAMRFIAAEVLKTPTYLIRPEIGARIEAFGMLNRVSGAQNRILNALFNDARMNRLLEQAANARNAADVYPLEVYLDDVRLAVWSELGEASPIIDAYRRALQNNYLTALDRKLNPPPGGNGLTAAQQAQFGLFPLAEDARSQLRGEGQLLLAQLRRALPTIRDRATRQHVEAAIHRLGTTLEPNK, encoded by the coding sequence ATGCCCCGATCAGCTGGTGGAGTATTGCTGGTTCTCCTCGCCGGATGCGCCCGCGCCCCGCATCCCCAGCCCGCGCCCCCTCCCGTTGCCGCTCGTCCACCGGCGGCTCTGCCAGCGGGTCGTCCCGACAGCACCGCCCGTCCGCCGGCGGGTGGCCCCAAGCCCTACGCCAGCGTGATCACTGCCGAGGCGAAGACTCGGCGCGGGCTTTTCGGCGTGCATCAACTCGGCGACAAACTCTATTTCGAGATTCCCGCGAAGGAACTCGAGAAGGACATGCTCGTCGTCGGCCGCTTCGCGAAGGCGGCGGCAGCGGATCCGACTCCCACTAACGGCTTCGGTTCCTACGGTGGTGATCGATTCACGGAGACGAGTGTCCGTTGGGAACGCCACGGCAATCGCGTGGTCCTGCGGTCCACGTCGTTTGCCATCACGGCGGATTCCACCCTGCCCGTGTACCGGTCGGTGCAGAACTCCAATTACGGGCCGGTGATCGCATCGCTCACAGTCGAGGCTTACGGCCCCGACAGCGCTGCCGTCGTCGACGTCACTCGGCTCTTCACCACTAGCGTGCCAGAATTCTCGGCGATCGCCGGGACGGTGGATGCGACACGGTCGTATGTCGAACGCTTTCTCGCCTTCCCCGAAAACGTCGAAGTCGAGGCGACGCAGACCGGGGTGACGGCGGGCCGCGGCGGGCAGCCGGGAGTGCCGCAACCAGCGACCAGCGTGCTGGCGCACTGGAGCCTGGTCCACCTGCCGGATGTTCCGATGAAGAAGCGCCGGGCCGACGAACGGATCGGCTACTTCTCTGTCGAACAGGTCGATTTCGGTACTCGGGAGCAGCGAACCGCGACACACGATTTCATCGCGCGGTGGCGCCTCGAGTGCTCCGAGCGCCGGGCCGGTGCGCTCTGCTACCCGAAGCAACCGATCGTCTACTATGTCGATCCCGCCACGCCCGAGCAGTGGAAGCCGTGGATCCGCAAGGCCATCACCGATTGGCAACCGGCGTTCGAAGAGGCGGGCTTCAAGGACGCAATTGTCGCGGCGGATCCACCGGCCAACGATCCGGACTGGTCCCCCGAAGACATTCGTCACACGATGGTGCGCTGGCTGCCGTCGACGGTGGAGAACGGGATCGGGCCGCACGTGAGCGATCCGCGGACCGGCGAAATTCTCAACGGCTCCTCGATGATCTTTCACAACCTGATCGGACTCGGTCAGAACTGGTACTTCACCCAGGCCGCCCAGCTCGATCCGCGGGCACGCACGATTCCCTTCCCGGATTCGCTGATGGGGCGGCTGCTCGAGTTCCTCGTTGCGCACGAGGTAGGGCACACAATCGGACTGCGGCACGATCAGATCGGCAGCTCGACCTACCCGGCCGACAGTGTGCGCAGCGCCACCTGGGTCCATCGCATGGGACATAGCCCCAGCATCATGGACTACTCGCGAATGAACTACGTCACCCAGCCCGAGGACCGGATCCCGCTCGAAGACATCCTGCCGCGCGTCGGGCCCTACGATCGCTTCGCGATCAAGTGGGGGTACCAGGAACTTCCCAACACCACGACGGAAGGCGAACGCCCGGTGCTGGACTCGTGGCTCCGTGTCCAGGACACGGTGCCGTGGCTGCGTTTCTCCGAAGGGAATGCGTTCGGCGGCTACGGCACGCTGAGCGAGGCGGTCGGCGATGCCGATCCGGTCAAGTCAACCCGTCTCGGCTTCCGGAACATCGCCCGGGTGATGGATATCGTGGCAACCGCCGGGACGCGTGCAGGAGACGACAACGCCCTGCTCAAGGAATTGTACGACAACACCGTGAATCAGTGGGCGACCGAAGCCGGCCATCCGGTGACCATGATCGGTGGTGCGTCAGTGCAATACAAGTCGGGGAGCCAGTCTGGTCCGGTGTACACGCCACTCTCCCGGGCGCGGCAGGTCGAGGCGATGCGGTTCATCGCGGCGGAAGTGCTGAAGACGCCGACCTACTTGATCCGTCCCGAGATCGGCGCGCGCATCGAGGCCTTCGGCATGCTCAACCGGGTATCAGGGGCGCAGAATCGCATCCTCAACGCCCTCTTCAATGATGCGCGAATGAACCGGCTGCTCGAGCAGGCTGCGAACGCCCGCAACGCGGCCGATGTCTATCCACTCGAGGTCTATCTCGATGATGTCCGGCTGGCAGTGTGGTCGGAGCTCGGCGAGGCTTCGCCCATCATCGACGCCTATCGTCGCGCCTTGCAGAACAACTACCTCACCGCCCTCGACCGGAAACTCAATCCGCCTCCGGGCGGCAACGGACTCACGGCAGCGCAGCAGGCGCAGTTCGGTCTCTTTCCGCTTGCCGAGGATGCCAGATCGCAGTTGCGCGGCGAAGGTCAACTGTTGCTGGCCCAGTTGCGACGCGCCCTGCCCACGATCCGCGACCGGGCCACGAGGCAGCATGTCGAGGCGGCGATTCACCGTCTCGGCACCACATTGGAACCGAACAAGTAG
- a CDS encoding serine hydrolase domain-containing protein, with protein sequence MAPPLIHRVAALVAGFIAVITATRPGPAPLQPPPHRVAEIPADIEIRLERWLRMAAPFGMTGAVATLRDTSLTLAAGFGPLRPDGGAIGPDTPFLLASLSKQFTATAILRSAADGHLALSDSLAKFFPDAPAPQRNITIEQLLTHTSGMIYLEPRMFDPAPDRNALFHELLSLPLQAAPGGRFSYSNPGYALLAGVLERSEQTTFEQYLTTRLFAPAGMRATTFLGRPVTDAPHGVQLGVDQGPMSDIPGADRAVGNGSVISTVRDLARWEVALRTRRILDSTWTEALFAPRVPATGGARYAFGWNILPTPRGTTLIFHAGDLGPFNTEFRRYVDDKFTLIWLSNARLASGGTREVVTRVVANLLNGAPVVDPRDIAPRDVADERRIRGHYLLAGGDTIVVSATASGLTIGATGSIALRALAGGAVDTAATSRTIADALMAMQQGDASRLRDQLHPSLPVTGAIEGTRQLLTALADSFGGPLRVEPLGGITGTPGRAMAFVRIRGLRGAVVAGFGLAGGGRILTFADPATVAALTPLKRSAAGASQYVAFDPATMRTTRITFTSNALSITVDSGTAVVATRHAR encoded by the coding sequence GTGGCGCCGCCCCTGATTCATCGTGTGGCTGCACTGGTCGCCGGATTCATCGCCGTGATCACCGCGACCCGGCCAGGCCCGGCACCCCTCCAGCCACCGCCGCACCGTGTGGCGGAGATCCCGGCTGACATCGAGATCCGGCTCGAGCGTTGGCTCCGAATGGCGGCGCCATTCGGGATGACCGGCGCGGTTGCCACCCTTCGCGACACGAGCCTGACGCTCGCGGCCGGATTCGGTCCACTTAGACCCGACGGCGGCGCCATCGGCCCGGATACACCCTTTCTGTTGGCCTCCCTCTCCAAGCAATTCACCGCTACGGCCATCCTTCGCTCCGCAGCAGATGGACATCTCGCGCTGAGCGATTCGCTGGCGAAGTTCTTCCCCGACGCGCCGGCGCCCCAGCGGAACATCACGATCGAGCAGTTGCTGACGCATACCAGCGGGATGATCTACCTCGAACCGCGAATGTTCGACCCCGCCCCCGACCGCAACGCGCTCTTCCACGAACTGCTCTCCCTGCCCCTCCAGGCCGCACCGGGCGGGCGCTTCAGTTACTCCAATCCCGGCTATGCCCTGCTCGCCGGCGTGCTTGAGCGCTCCGAACAGACGACCTTCGAGCAGTACCTCACGACGCGGCTCTTCGCCCCTGCCGGGATGCGCGCGACCACCTTTCTCGGTCGGCCTGTTACCGACGCACCGCACGGCGTCCAGCTCGGCGTCGACCAGGGACCGATGAGTGACATCCCCGGGGCCGACCGCGCCGTCGGCAACGGCTCGGTCATCAGCACGGTGCGCGATCTGGCGCGCTGGGAGGTCGCCCTGCGGACACGCCGGATCCTCGATTCCACCTGGACCGAGGCGCTCTTTGCACCGCGGGTGCCCGCCACCGGTGGTGCGCGGTATGCCTTCGGCTGGAACATTCTCCCGACGCCGCGAGGCACCACGCTCATCTTTCACGCTGGCGACCTCGGCCCGTTCAATACCGAATTTCGTCGTTACGTCGATGACAAGTTCACCCTCATCTGGCTCTCCAATGCCCGCCTCGCCAGCGGCGGCACCCGCGAAGTGGTCACTCGTGTGGTTGCCAACCTGCTGAATGGCGCTCCCGTCGTTGATCCGCGGGATATCGCCCCGCGCGATGTTGCCGACGAGCGCCGCATCAGGGGTCACTACCTCCTCGCCGGCGGTGACACGATAGTGGTTTCTGCCACCGCGTCCGGGCTCACAATCGGGGCGACCGGATCGATCGCCCTCCGCGCCCTCGCCGGTGGCGCGGTTGACACGGCCGCGACGTCGCGCACTATCGCCGATGCGCTCATGGCAATGCAGCAGGGCGACGCATCACGACTGCGCGATCAGTTGCACCCCTCGCTTCCTGTGACCGGCGCGATTGAAGGAACGCGTCAACTGTTGACGGCCCTCGCCGATTCGTTCGGCGGCCCGCTGCGTGTCGAGCCACTCGGGGGAATCACAGGCACGCCAGGGCGGGCGATGGCCTTTGTCCGCATTCGCGGACTGCGCGGGGCAGTCGTGGCGGGATTCGGTCTCGCCGGTGGCGGGCGCATCCTCACTTTCGCTGACCCGGCCACTGTGGCCGCTCTCACGCCGCTCAAGCGCTCGGCCGCTGGTGCCTCGCAATACGTCGCATTCGATCCCGCCACGATGCGTACCACGCGCATCACCTTCACCTCGAACGCGCTCAGCATCACCGTCGACAGCGGCACTGCGGTCGTTGCAACGCGGCACGCGCGCTAA